Within the Bacillus sp. FSL K6-3431 genome, the region ATCTTATCATTGCTTGTTAAAATATCAGCAAAATCCTTCAATCCATCTTCTCGTGTAAACTTCGTAGCATAGGTAAGAAGATTCATATCAGGTGCAATCTTTTCCATGGTCTCAACAAAACCTTTCTTTCTTAACCCCGAAACAGAACCGGAAGAAGGAACTTCCAGCACAACAACATTTCCTTCATTACCAATTTTTTCTACAATATAGTTGGCTCCTTGAATACCCATGTCCTCGTTGTTTCCGGAAACGCGATAAACACCTTCCGTACCGATTTCAATATCAAAATTTACAACCTTGATACCAGCATCAAGCGCTGTCTGTATAGGAACCTCCATACCTTCCCACTGTGGAAATGCTACAATGGATTCTGCTCCCCATGTCATCAAATCATCTAATTGTGAAGTCATTTCTTCCGCATTCGTACTCGTTTGAACTTGATATTCAATCTCATCAGATAGTTCTTTTGCATGTGCTTCTGCATGATAAGCAACTGCCGCAACCCAACCATGTGTCACGGCCGGTGCAAGAATACCAATCTTGTGCTTTTTAGTACCTGAATCCTTTTCCGAATCGTTACCTACACTATTATCCTTTATTTCTCCACCACCG harbors:
- a CDS encoding ABC transporter substrate-binding protein produces the protein MRKALNLLMLLALFMVPLLSACGGGEIKDNSVGNDSEKDSGTKKHKIGILAPAVTHGWVAAVAYHAEAHAKELSDEIEYQVQTSTNAEEMTSQLDDLMTWGAESIVAFPQWEGMEVPIQTALDAGIKVVNFDIEIGTEGVYRVSGNNEDMGIQGANYIVEKIGNEGNVVVLEVPSSGSVSGLRKKGFVETMEKIAPDMNLLTYATKFTREDGLKDFADILTSNDKIDAVFSMDDETSIGVLQAISEAGRTDVQVVTGGGMQEYFKMMPENEDIWIQSALYSPAMVKDAVDVALKLLNGEEVEQVTIIPTTVVDRENHEEFLDGNSPY